From Ignavibacteria bacterium, one genomic window encodes:
- a CDS encoding T9SS type A sorting domain-containing protein has translation MKVIAVIVCLLVSLAQGQAQVEWTEVLKLKVGAYALTTNGVIVAYAPYKVHLSLDTGKTWSSSVINVEDRNAPSYLPALHVQDEDRIVLSGIGIYRNTNGFETEALYEAYESVDSGRSWAVYDLPTKVEKTYELDQDNSGHACMSGDYGFKISIDDFKSYVDVNIGSAWSGRNGVEHCLATDRGLFFCYGTGGGIVRTADSGRSLQRAIVPTTNDLSDMMFVDREFGICVGKNSTVLKTNNGGVSWSDVQSGIPADITCVFIRDTATWMIGAEMGWVKVTTDGGATWRDISLPDHTPLNDVTNVVILGPRDYMISTLQGAYRGKDLGGSTSVPDSLSSRHSVTLSMLSISPNPSTNSATITVADRSPVLRLYDASGRLVASYTVENGRVVVNTSELSNGVYNVVSDMGSGVLMVSR, from the coding sequence ATGAAAGTCATCGCTGTTATTGTGTGCTTGTTGGTGTCCTTAGCGCAGGGGCAGGCGCAGGTAGAGTGGACAGAAGTGTTGAAGTTGAAAGTAGGTGCATACGCCCTCACGACGAATGGTGTGATTGTGGCATATGCTCCGTACAAAGTCCACCTTTCTCTTGATACAGGTAAAACATGGTCTAGCTCGGTCATTAATGTCGAAGATCGGAACGCCCCTTCATACTTGCCTGCTTTGCACGTTCAAGATGAAGATCGGATAGTTCTCTCTGGCATTGGCATATATAGAAACACGAATGGATTTGAAACGGAAGCATTGTATGAGGCATATGAATCCGTAGATAGCGGACGATCATGGGCTGTGTATGATCTCCCTACCAAGGTGGAAAAGACGTATGAACTTGATCAAGATAATAGTGGTCATGCCTGTATGAGTGGTGACTATGGGTTTAAGATCAGTATAGACGATTTCAAGAGCTATGTGGACGTGAATATTGGAAGTGCGTGGTCTGGGCGGAACGGAGTCGAACACTGTCTCGCAACAGATCGAGGGCTCTTCTTCTGCTATGGAACAGGTGGGGGAATTGTTAGAACTGCTGATTCAGGAAGGTCACTGCAAAGAGCAATTGTTCCAACTACAAATGATCTTTCTGATATGATGTTCGTAGATCGCGAGTTCGGAATTTGTGTGGGAAAGAACAGTACTGTCCTGAAGACCAACAATGGTGGGGTATCATGGTCCGATGTTCAGTCAGGTATTCCTGCCGACATAACGTGTGTGTTCATCAGAGATACTGCTACATGGATGATCGGTGCAGAAATGGGCTGGGTTAAAGTCACCACTGACGGTGGAGCAACCTGGCGTGACATTTCGCTACCAGATCACACGCCTCTCAATGATGTAACGAACGTTGTGATTCTCGGTCCGCGTGACTACATGATCTCAACCTTGCAAGGTGCCTATCGAGGCAAAGATCTAGGGGGCTCCACATCTGTCCCAGATTCATTGTCATCCCGTCACTCCGTCACTTTGTCAATGCTTTCCATCTCACCCAATCCCTCAACGAACAGCGCTACGATTACGGTTGCTGACAGAAGCCCCGTACTTCGGCTGTATGATGCCAGCGGACGACTTGTAGCCTCCTACACGGTCGAAAACGGTAGGGTCGTGGTGAACACGTCGGAGCTCTCGAATGGTGTCTACAATGTTGTTTCGGACATGGGGAGCGGGGTGTTGATGGTTAGTCGTTAG